The following proteins are encoded in a genomic region of Gimesia algae:
- a CDS encoding DUF368 domain-containing protein, which yields MSDSKQPVTQSPSKFPAKSDLIQVGRGLLMGGADIIPGVSGGTVALILGIYERLVTAISHCDARLFQLLAKRQWSEVAAHLDLRFVLPLGVGILTGVVSLASLMHYLLDYHLQLTLSVFFGLILASSYLVAQMVNRWTVLNVLAFLASLAGVYILVGEHSIQPPEGNLYVFFCGMIAICAMILPGISGALILILLGKYHDVTGLLKTIPKELLKGNIDWSGLVTVFVFVLGCLIGLILFSKVLRWLLHNYHTLTMAVLCGLMVGSLRRIWPFKVDITPYTADQTPEMVPFKHRIYENVWPTAFDGTFWTSIVLIIVAAVLIWGLDYLSQKYAMHGTSEL from the coding sequence ATGTCAGATTCCAAACAACCTGTCACACAGTCTCCCTCAAAGTTCCCTGCAAAATCTGACCTGATCCAGGTTGGTCGCGGGCTGTTGATGGGGGGTGCCGACATCATTCCCGGCGTTTCCGGGGGCACCGTGGCTTTGATTCTGGGGATCTATGAGCGTCTGGTGACCGCCATTAGCCACTGTGATGCCCGGCTGTTTCAGCTCCTGGCGAAACGACAGTGGTCTGAAGTCGCAGCGCATCTGGATCTGCGGTTTGTGCTCCCCCTGGGTGTGGGAATTCTAACGGGTGTAGTGAGCCTGGCCAGCCTGATGCATTATCTGCTCGATTATCATCTGCAGCTGACACTGTCTGTGTTCTTCGGTTTGATCCTGGCATCAAGTTACCTGGTCGCACAGATGGTCAACCGCTGGACCGTATTAAATGTGCTGGCGTTTCTGGCTTCGCTGGCAGGCGTTTATATTCTGGTCGGCGAACATTCGATCCAGCCTCCGGAAGGGAATCTGTATGTCTTTTTCTGTGGGATGATTGCTATCTGCGCCATGATTCTGCCGGGCATCAGTGGTGCCCTGATTCTGATCCTGCTGGGTAAATATCACGATGTCACAGGCCTGTTGAAAACGATTCCGAAAGAACTGCTCAAAGGAAACATCGACTGGAGTGGCCTTGTGACTGTATTCGTGTTTGTTCTGGGCTGCCTGATCGGACTGATTCTGTTCAGCAAAGTGTTGCGCTGGCTGTTGCACAACTACCATACATTGACGATGGCAGTGTTATGCGGACTGATGGTGGGCTCGCTACGTCGGATCTGGCCGTTCAAAGTGGATATTACGCCCTACACCGCCGACCAGACTCCGGAGATGGTGCCATTCAAACATCGGATCTACGAAAATGTCTGGCCCACAGCATTCGACGGCACGTTCTGGACTTCGATTGTCCTGATCATCGTTGCCGCCGTTTTAATCTGGGGACTGGATTATCTCTCTCAAAAATATGCCATGCATGGAACGTCAGAACTCTGA
- a CDS encoding SpoVG family protein, translating into MEISEVRIKLMNDPHERLLAFCSITFDVSFVIRDLKIIQGAKGAFVAMPSRKLMDRCPKCHTKNHLRASFCNQCGVRLDENRADKDDAGRARLYADIAHPINSECRELIQEEVLKAYQEEKISAQQSGYICRYDDFGEEDFARLGPYEEEYEEAPVEQSSASESTQIRKNNQVFRIDSAESGSDRNRPHHTATDQPSPDKVTSNENETRGQGDTFGSGIV; encoded by the coding sequence ATGGAGATCAGTGAAGTACGCATCAAGTTGATGAATGATCCACACGAAAGATTACTGGCGTTTTGCTCAATTACTTTCGATGTCTCGTTTGTCATCCGAGATCTGAAAATCATCCAGGGGGCAAAAGGTGCCTTCGTAGCAATGCCCAGCCGCAAGTTGATGGACCGGTGTCCCAAATGTCACACCAAAAACCATCTGAGGGCTTCCTTCTGTAATCAGTGTGGCGTCAGGCTTGATGAAAATCGTGCCGATAAAGATGACGCGGGGCGCGCCAGGCTTTATGCCGATATCGCGCATCCGATCAATTCCGAGTGCCGCGAATTGATTCAGGAAGAAGTATTGAAAGCCTACCAGGAAGAAAAAATCTCCGCGCAACAGTCTGGTTACATCTGTCGTTATGACGATTTCGGCGAAGAGGACTTTGCCCGCCTGGGACCTTACGAGGAAGAGTACGAAGAGGCGCCTGTCGAACAGTCTTCCGCTTCAGAATCGACTCAAATTCGTAAGAATAATCAGGTTTTCCGTATCGATTCTGCAGAGTCAGGATCAGACCGTAACCGACCTCATCATACGGCGACGGATCAACCTTCCCCGGACAAAGTTACCTCAAATGAAAATGAGACGAGAGGTCAGGGGGATACCTTCGGATCAGGTATCGTTTGA
- the uvrA gene encoding excinuclease ABC subunit UvrA — translation MSQKDIIITGAREHNLQNVSVRLPRNQLIVMTGVSGSGKSSLAFDTLYAEGQRRYVESLSSYARQFLGQMPKPEVDSISGLAPSISIQQKMSGRNPRSTVGTITEIYDYLRVLFARVGQGFCENCGKPISSQSSERIIDSISLIPDKTRYSILAPLIQQQKGEYKDLFDDLLKQGFLRARVDGRIIQLSDQLQLDRQMRHTIEVVIDRLVAGKVSRARLAESVELALKLANGTLIVATEVSKKTENSDSEESLQDKLYSSRYACTDCGISYEPPTPQLFSFNSPLGMCGECNGLGMRYDFPLDALISKETVSIQKGAFELLGPLSKVGKWRRHIYNGVARSIENDLNLTEDSFLKTPWNELPAAAQQQFLYGTGDRNITFSWRHSGGVWKHGGTWDGYIEELLESYRKTSNPMRRKQLEKYMEFVECSSCHGARLNSQARHVRITSLSDAHTSQQTHNSKTLPEVCAFSIEEAADFFETLDLDETGLLIADEVLKEIRGRLGFLLRCGLNYLTLDRTAPTLSGGESQRIRLAGQIGCGLVGVVYILDEPSIGLHPRDNTMLLESLCDLRDQGNTVIVVEHDEETMRAADHIVDFGPGPGVRGGFIVAEGSYQKILKAKESVTGQFLAGKEKIEIPAERRSLVKKDSIVIKGAKHHNLKDITAHIPTKGLICVTGVSGSGKSSLINDILWPVLNQKVNRGKGNPGAHQKVTGLELIDKAIDIDQSPIGRTPRSNPATYVKVFDLIRDLYAKLPDSRMRGYKAGRFSFNVAGGRCEACEGHGANKLEMDFLADVWVPCPVCEGRRFHHETLEIRYKDANIAEVLEMDIQQAIAHFQNVPKILKLLESLHDVGLDYLKLGQPSPTLSGGEAQRVKLARELGKRSTGSTFYLLDEPTTGLHFADVKLLLKVLHHLADAGNTVLVVEHHLDVIKTADWVIDLGPEGGEGGGTILVEGTPEEVAACPWSYTGLALKEQTDLVPAKKVKGKKKQTLILNNPHLRWQSANAKQNRKSNGDSTQITIRGAGQHNLQNLDLQITRDQMNVFCGPSGSGKSSLAMDTLYAEGQRRYVESLSAYARQFLGQMPKPKFEHIHGLSPAIAIEQKTTGHSPRSTVGTVTEIYDYLRVLYARLGTMYCPDCDVPVETQTTDEVIERILAMDAGTKLLILAPVDITVGQAYETLWEKLRTQGFLRVRIDGVTYRLEDVPDIDRRRRHEVEVVLDRITVAAKNRSRIADSVESALALGEGLMYACYCDDEVPEQEWDFETFSLFYFCDQCGQSFEELTPHNYSFNSPLGWCEYCEGLGTELGTNLSELIPDPNRCLQDAAIAAWPDPRTNSEFNKTLTAIAKQFRIPLDVPFNQLSVKQQRFVLYGDEDRWIPLDEAGTVQFQYKGLYPAIEEASRLSFGFRSRLQEMTGEVPCSVCNGSRLRTDAAAVRFHGKTVGQFCDLPLKAALAFIKTAKLDKRQKQIAGDLIKEATSRLQFLVDVGLEYLTLSRPLPTLSGGESQRIRLAGQVGRSLTGVLYVLDEPTIGLHPRDNTRLINTLKKLRDIGNTIVMVEHDREVLEASDCLYDFGPGAGRFGGTIVGKGSPKQLKRKKKSLTGQYLSDQLTIPLPQERRVTYETQGKTETPVSPTGHWLELKGARQHNLKSVDLKIPLGSFTCITGVSGSGKSSLVEETLARAVTKKLHRSKEAPGPYDDLLGLEQINKAIIVDQKPLGNTPASNPATYTGVFDQIRELFSRLPDAKVRGYQPGRFSFNRSGGRCEDCEGNGQRCIEMHFLPDVWVTCETCNGKRYNQETLSVKYKGKSIADVLEMSIGDVAALFNNIPAIRRTMETLCAIGLDYLTLGQSAPTLSGGESQRVKLAAELARPSTGKTLYLLDEPTTGLHFDDIAKLLKVLNSLVELGNTVIVIEHNLDVIKTADWLVDVGPEAGSEGGQIIAAGTPEKLVEHAERFQKQGKATSKSAKARKTSQEPLLRSYTGEILQPIISTGKRVEREIFDAQSLSEKQEGDLDLRQIGRDAKMPWQKEGRRWHTQDHVSLAGAACQWEGAALESVIDFIENKEGFGEINWNHRSIVEVNGPVKKQGWFLHANTGDEWLLRLSFRVKRNTFKQDELRDQLSLKSLDELDELPIYGRSNRVRVKNLKGPWQEVSLTIHWQEEIETPGFQEFLETACEAYLGLIHREEIKPEEIMPWKVLKKKWHLSRKGFPNNKRVQWDAELLESLFNLLEQIYPDAAYQWDSKSLVNLSHAGKKKPFLTVHTKRREGVDLTLQGTAGKITLGKIADLGGEREIKTDARGKEQARIRFTQKKQVESKSFKALLTSIT, via the coding sequence ATGTCACAAAAAGATATCATTATTACCGGTGCTCGCGAGCACAATCTGCAGAATGTCAGCGTTCGACTCCCCCGTAATCAGCTGATCGTCATGACCGGCGTGAGCGGCTCCGGCAAAAGTTCACTCGCCTTTGATACCCTGTATGCTGAAGGTCAAAGGCGCTATGTCGAATCACTGTCCAGTTACGCCCGCCAGTTTCTCGGACAGATGCCCAAACCCGAAGTCGATTCCATTTCCGGCCTGGCACCTTCGATTTCCATTCAGCAGAAAATGAGTGGACGCAATCCCCGCAGTACGGTGGGGACGATCACGGAAATCTACGATTACCTCCGCGTCCTGTTTGCCCGCGTCGGACAGGGCTTCTGTGAGAATTGCGGCAAGCCGATCAGCTCGCAGAGTAGCGAACGCATTATTGATTCGATCTCACTGATCCCGGATAAGACCCGGTATTCGATTCTGGCACCTCTGATTCAACAGCAGAAGGGGGAATACAAAGACCTCTTTGACGATTTGCTCAAACAGGGCTTTCTCCGAGCCCGCGTGGATGGTCGTATTATTCAACTGTCCGATCAACTACAGCTCGACCGCCAGATGCGTCACACGATTGAAGTGGTCATCGACCGACTCGTCGCCGGCAAAGTCAGCCGGGCCCGCCTGGCAGAGTCCGTCGAACTCGCGTTGAAACTCGCAAATGGCACCCTGATTGTTGCGACCGAAGTCTCTAAAAAAACAGAGAACAGTGACAGCGAAGAAAGCCTGCAGGACAAACTCTACAGTTCCCGCTATGCCTGCACCGATTGTGGCATCAGCTACGAACCACCCACGCCGCAACTGTTCAGCTTCAACAGTCCGCTGGGAATGTGCGGCGAATGTAACGGACTGGGCATGCGGTACGATTTTCCACTCGACGCATTGATTTCCAAAGAGACCGTGTCGATTCAAAAAGGAGCTTTCGAACTGCTGGGGCCGCTCAGCAAAGTCGGAAAATGGCGACGGCACATTTATAACGGCGTCGCCCGTTCTATTGAAAACGATCTGAATCTGACCGAAGACAGTTTTCTGAAAACGCCCTGGAACGAACTGCCAGCAGCAGCGCAACAGCAGTTTCTCTACGGGACCGGCGATCGCAATATTACCTTCAGCTGGCGGCATTCCGGCGGGGTCTGGAAACATGGTGGTACCTGGGACGGCTATATCGAAGAACTGCTGGAAAGTTACCGCAAAACCAGCAATCCCATGCGGCGGAAACAGCTCGAAAAATACATGGAATTTGTGGAATGTTCGAGCTGTCACGGAGCCCGCCTGAATTCACAGGCCCGGCATGTGCGGATTACCTCTCTCAGTGATGCGCACACCAGCCAACAGACACACAATTCAAAAACGCTGCCCGAAGTCTGTGCTTTCAGTATTGAGGAAGCCGCCGATTTCTTTGAAACACTGGATCTGGATGAAACCGGGCTGCTGATCGCCGACGAAGTCCTCAAGGAGATCCGCGGGCGACTCGGATTTCTGCTGCGTTGCGGCCTGAATTATCTGACACTCGATCGCACTGCGCCCACACTCTCCGGGGGAGAAAGTCAGCGAATTCGTCTGGCCGGGCAGATCGGCTGTGGCCTGGTCGGTGTCGTCTATATTCTGGATGAACCCTCGATTGGACTGCATCCCCGCGACAATACCATGTTGCTGGAAAGTCTCTGCGACCTGCGCGATCAGGGTAATACGGTGATTGTCGTCGAACACGATGAAGAAACCATGCGCGCCGCCGATCATATTGTGGACTTCGGACCCGGCCCCGGTGTGCGTGGCGGTTTTATCGTTGCAGAAGGCTCGTATCAGAAAATTCTCAAAGCCAAAGAGAGCGTCACCGGACAGTTTCTCGCCGGTAAAGAAAAAATCGAGATTCCTGCAGAACGCCGGTCACTCGTTAAAAAAGACTCGATTGTGATTAAAGGGGCGAAACATCATAACCTTAAAGACATCACCGCCCACATCCCCACCAAAGGGCTGATCTGCGTGACCGGCGTGAGCGGGTCCGGGAAAAGTTCTCTCATCAATGATATTCTCTGGCCGGTTCTGAATCAAAAAGTGAATCGAGGCAAAGGCAATCCCGGTGCACATCAGAAAGTAACCGGACTGGAACTGATCGATAAAGCCATCGACATTGATCAGTCTCCCATCGGCCGTACTCCCAGATCCAATCCGGCGACTTATGTGAAAGTATTCGATCTGATTCGGGACCTGTATGCGAAACTCCCCGATTCCCGGATGCGGGGCTATAAAGCGGGACGTTTCAGCTTCAATGTGGCCGGCGGTCGCTGTGAAGCCTGTGAGGGACATGGCGCCAATAAACTGGAAATGGACTTTCTGGCGGATGTCTGGGTTCCCTGTCCGGTATGCGAAGGCCGTCGCTTTCATCATGAGACGCTGGAGATTCGCTATAAAGACGCGAATATCGCTGAAGTGCTGGAGATGGACATTCAGCAGGCGATTGCGCATTTCCAGAACGTCCCCAAAATCTTAAAACTGCTGGAATCCCTGCATGATGTCGGCCTGGACTATCTGAAACTCGGGCAACCTTCGCCGACCCTCTCCGGAGGGGAAGCACAGCGGGTCAAACTGGCACGCGAACTGGGAAAGCGATCCACAGGCAGCACCTTCTATCTGCTGGATGAACCGACGACCGGCTTGCATTTTGCCGATGTGAAACTACTGCTCAAAGTGCTGCATCATCTGGCGGATGCCGGGAATACGGTACTCGTGGTCGAACATCATCTGGATGTCATTAAAACCGCCGACTGGGTGATTGACCTCGGTCCCGAAGGAGGCGAAGGGGGAGGCACCATTCTGGTAGAAGGCACACCGGAAGAAGTTGCCGCTTGTCCCTGGTCCTATACCGGACTGGCGCTGAAAGAACAGACCGATCTGGTTCCCGCGAAAAAGGTCAAAGGAAAGAAAAAACAGACGCTGATTCTGAACAACCCACATTTGCGCTGGCAGTCTGCCAATGCGAAACAAAACAGGAAATCCAACGGCGACAGCACGCAGATCACGATCCGCGGCGCAGGCCAGCATAACCTGCAGAACCTGGATCTGCAGATTACCCGCGACCAGATGAATGTCTTCTGTGGCCCGAGCGGCAGTGGCAAATCGTCTCTGGCCATGGATACCCTGTATGCGGAAGGTCAGCGTCGTTATGTGGAATCTCTGTCTGCGTATGCACGGCAGTTCCTGGGCCAGATGCCAAAACCCAAATTCGAGCACATTCACGGCCTTTCCCCGGCGATCGCCATTGAACAGAAAACAACCGGGCATTCCCCCCGTTCCACAGTCGGCACCGTTACGGAAATCTATGATTACCTGCGCGTGCTCTACGCCCGCCTGGGAACCATGTACTGCCCTGACTGCGATGTTCCCGTCGAAACGCAGACCACCGACGAAGTGATCGAACGCATTCTCGCGATGGACGCAGGCACCAAACTGCTGATTCTGGCACCCGTGGATATCACCGTAGGTCAGGCTTACGAAACGCTCTGGGAAAAATTACGTACTCAAGGCTTTCTGCGTGTCCGCATCGATGGAGTGACGTATCGCCTGGAAGACGTTCCCGATATTGATCGCCGACGTCGTCATGAAGTGGAAGTCGTGCTGGACCGCATCACCGTCGCTGCCAAAAACCGTTCACGCATTGCCGATTCAGTGGAATCTGCATTAGCGCTGGGCGAAGGCCTGATGTATGCCTGTTACTGCGACGATGAAGTTCCCGAACAGGAATGGGATTTCGAAACCTTCAGCCTGTTCTACTTCTGCGATCAGTGTGGTCAAAGCTTTGAAGAACTGACGCCTCACAATTATTCCTTTAACAGTCCGCTGGGCTGGTGTGAATATTGTGAAGGGCTGGGAACCGAACTGGGTACCAACCTGTCCGAGTTGATTCCTGATCCCAACCGCTGTCTGCAGGACGCCGCCATTGCTGCCTGGCCTGATCCGCGAACCAATTCTGAATTCAACAAGACGCTGACCGCGATTGCAAAACAATTCCGGATTCCCCTGGATGTCCCCTTTAATCAACTGAGTGTCAAGCAGCAGCGTTTTGTCTTGTATGGCGATGAAGATCGCTGGATTCCCCTCGACGAAGCAGGCACGGTTCAGTTTCAATACAAAGGTCTGTACCCGGCCATTGAAGAAGCCTCTCGGCTTTCGTTTGGCTTTCGCAGTCGCCTGCAGGAGATGACGGGCGAAGTTCCCTGTTCAGTCTGTAACGGCAGTCGCCTGCGCACGGATGCCGCCGCGGTCCGCTTTCACGGAAAGACCGTCGGTCAGTTTTGTGATCTCCCCTTGAAAGCTGCGCTGGCGTTTATCAAAACGGCAAAACTCGACAAACGGCAAAAGCAGATCGCGGGAGACTTAATCAAAGAAGCCACGAGCCGCCTGCAGTTTCTGGTCGATGTGGGACTCGAATACCTGACGTTGAGTCGACCGCTGCCCACACTGTCTGGCGGTGAAAGTCAGCGAATTCGTCTGGCGGGGCAGGTAGGACGCTCGCTAACGGGGGTGTTGTATGTTTTGGATGAACCGACGATTGGCCTGCATCCCCGCGATAACACGCGTTTGATCAACACGCTGAAAAAACTCCGCGATATCGGCAATACAATCGTGATGGTCGAGCATGATAGGGAAGTTCTGGAAGCTTCGGACTGTCTGTATGATTTTGGACCCGGCGCAGGCCGCTTCGGGGGCACTATCGTCGGTAAAGGCTCGCCGAAACAACTGAAACGCAAAAAGAAGTCACTCACCGGCCAGTATCTGTCGGATCAGCTCACGATCCCGCTGCCTCAGGAACGCCGCGTCACTTATGAAACACAGGGCAAGACGGAAACGCCTGTTTCCCCCACCGGTCACTGGCTGGAATTGAAAGGCGCACGGCAGCACAATCTGAAGTCCGTCGATCTGAAAATCCCCCTGGGGTCGTTCACCTGCATCACCGGCGTCTCAGGATCGGGCAAAAGCTCACTGGTGGAAGAAACACTGGCCCGGGCCGTGACCAAAAAATTGCATCGTTCCAAAGAAGCACCGGGACCGTATGACGATCTGCTGGGGCTGGAACAGATCAATAAAGCGATTATCGTCGATCAGAAACCGCTGGGAAACACGCCCGCTTCCAACCCGGCGACTTATACGGGCGTCTTCGATCAGATCCGCGAACTGTTCTCACGCTTGCCGGATGCCAAAGTGCGTGGCTATCAGCCGGGCCGCTTCAGCTTCAATCGTTCCGGCGGTCGCTGTGAAGACTGTGAAGGTAACGGACAGCGTTGCATCGAAATGCACTTCCTGCCTGATGTCTGGGTGACCTGCGAGACCTGTAATGGCAAGCGTTATAACCAGGAGACGCTCTCGGTTAAATACAAAGGAAAATCTATTGCGGATGTGCTGGAGATGTCAATCGGAGATGTCGCTGCGCTGTTTAACAATATCCCTGCGATCCGCCGTACGATGGAAACACTGTGTGCGATCGGTCTGGACTATCTGACATTGGGGCAATCCGCGCCGACCCTCTCAGGCGGGGAATCGCAGCGGGTGAAGCTGGCTGCGGAACTGGCGCGGCCCAGTACCGGAAAGACGCTGTACCTGCTCGATGAACCGACTACTGGTTTGCATTTCGATGATATCGCCAAGCTGTTGAAAGTGTTGAACAGCCTGGTCGAGCTCGGAAATACGGTCATTGTCATCGAACATAATCTGGATGTGATTAAAACGGCAGACTGGCTGGTCGACGTGGGGCCGGAAGCCGGCAGTGAGGGCGGACAGATCATCGCCGCGGGGACGCCTGAGAAGCTGGTCGAACATGCGGAGCGTTTTCAGAAACAGGGCAAGGCGACCAGTAAGTCTGCCAAAGCACGAAAAACCAGCCAGGAACCGTTGCTCAGATCTTATACCGGCGAAATTCTGCAGCCGATTATCTCAACAGGTAAACGCGTTGAGCGCGAAATCTTTGACGCGCAAAGTCTGAGTGAAAAGCAGGAAGGCGATCTCGATCTCAGGCAGATTGGTCGCGATGCCAAGATGCCGTGGCAGAAAGAGGGACGTCGCTGGCATACCCAGGATCACGTTTCCCTGGCAGGCGCTGCCTGTCAGTGGGAAGGCGCGGCTCTGGAAAGTGTGATTGACTTTATCGAAAACAAAGAGGGCTTCGGCGAGATTAACTGGAATCATCGCAGCATCGTCGAAGTCAATGGCCCGGTGAAAAAACAGGGCTGGTTCCTGCATGCGAATACCGGCGATGAATGGCTGCTCCGCCTCAGCTTCCGCGTGAAACGGAATACGTTCAAACAGGATGAACTCCGCGACCAGCTGTCCTTAAAGTCTCTGGACGAACTGGATGAACTGCCGATTTATGGTCGCTCCAATCGGGTCCGCGTCAAAAATCTGAAAGGTCCCTGGCAGGAAGTCAGCCTGACGATCCACTGGCAGGAAGAGATCGAGACTCCCGGATTCCAGGAGTTTCTGGAAACCGCCTGCGAAGCGTATCTCGGTCTGATTCACCGTGAGGAAATTAAGCCTGAAGAGATCATGCCCTGGAAAGTACTGAAGAAAAAATGGCATCTCTCCCGAAAGGGCTTTCCGAACAATAAACGTGTCCAGTGGGATGCGGAACTGCTGGAGTCGTTATTTAATCTGCTGGAGCAGATTTATCCGGATGCAGCATATCAGTGGGACAGTAAGTCACTGGTCAATCTGTCGCACGCCGGGAAAAAGAAACCATTTCTCACTGTGCATACCAAACGCCGGGAAGGTGTGGATCTGACGCTACAGGGAACGGCGGGTAAGATTACTTTAGGTAAAATTGCTGACTTGGGGGGCGAGCGGGAAATAAAAACGGATGCACGAGGCAAAGAACAGGCCCGGATTCGGTTCACGCAGAAAAAACAGGTCGAGTCTAAATCGTTCAAAGCGCTGCTGACATCAATTACTTAA
- the ispE gene encoding 4-(cytidine 5'-diphospho)-2-C-methyl-D-erythritol kinase produces the protein MLFAYSNPGTLIVHAPAKLNLYLSIDDKRTDGFHEITSLMLSVGIYDTLVFTEEPSAEVELRVAEANSLLTPQKNQQRIPAGEENLVVRAIRLLQEQTGQRQGIQIELIKRIPAEAGLGGGSSDAAAALFAANKLWRLGLSLSELCEIAAKLGSDIPFFLTASHSAICRGRGEIIEPVSVPQCLHFVVVRPQSGLSTADVYRHCRVGSHSKNQVEQLVRNLSSGQFHAVSNLMLNDLQAPAEKLNSDILKIKDFFSKQSVLGHMMSGSGTAYFGVCQNRAQASQIAARLRSTVKGHVFVVQNRL, from the coding sequence ATGCTATTCGCTTACTCCAATCCTGGCACCCTGATCGTTCACGCTCCTGCCAAGTTAAATTTGTACTTAAGCATCGATGATAAACGAACCGATGGCTTTCACGAAATTACTTCGTTGATGCTTTCGGTAGGAATATACGACACTTTAGTTTTCACGGAGGAACCTTCAGCAGAAGTCGAGTTGCGTGTTGCCGAAGCCAATTCACTTCTCACCCCCCAGAAAAACCAGCAGCGTATCCCCGCGGGTGAAGAGAATCTGGTTGTCAGAGCAATCCGGTTACTTCAGGAACAGACGGGGCAACGTCAGGGAATTCAAATTGAGTTGATCAAACGAATTCCAGCAGAAGCCGGCCTGGGAGGGGGATCGAGTGATGCCGCTGCAGCCTTATTTGCTGCCAATAAACTTTGGCGTTTGGGATTGTCGCTTTCAGAATTATGTGAGATCGCGGCAAAACTGGGCAGTGATATTCCTTTCTTTTTGACAGCCAGCCATAGTGCCATCTGTCGCGGGAGAGGGGAGATCATTGAACCTGTTTCCGTTCCCCAATGTCTGCATTTTGTGGTTGTTCGACCTCAGTCGGGTTTATCAACGGCAGACGTTTATCGGCACTGTCGAGTGGGAAGCCACTCGAAAAATCAGGTGGAGCAACTGGTTCGTAATCTGTCTTCTGGTCAATTTCATGCAGTATCCAACCTGATGCTGAATGATCTGCAGGCACCCGCCGAAAAACTGAATTCCGATATACTAAAAATAAAAGATTTCTTCTCAAAACAGTCCGTTTTGGGGCATATGATGAGTGGAAGTGGGACTGCCTACTTTGGAGTCTGCCAAAACAGAGCACAGGCATCTCAAATTGCTGCGCGATTACGATCCACAGTGAAAGGGCATGTATTTGTCGTCCAGAACCGCCTATAG